Below is a window of Humulus lupulus chromosome 2, drHumLupu1.1, whole genome shotgun sequence DNA.
tatagaaattacaaaatttatttaataaaagtttttacaattaataatgattaattaaaattactacatatcttataataatttattttttctgtcccggtatgattgtgattgatggttgttgactacaaccatcgaTGTTAGGGATATCAgcacagaaatgataagtttaaagtattaacaataaaataatgaatgattttttttttaatttgaataacattatctaataaaacatcataaaataacataagatattataatattgcataagatttaaaaaatgataacaaatatttttgttatccattcctattcacattactaaaactcacactcttgTAACACTTTAGATGatgattgacaagacttggacaacattgagaaatcgtgcttgtcaagaatattggaatggtctacaatcttttttgaggatggcctcggaatataaggattctgatggaagaattaggtgtccgtgtgtCAAATGCgtaaataataggcttgaaatTTTACCATCTAAAGTGTAGGTTAcagcaaaggcaaagggaaaaaatTAGCTTCgagctccacaagtcaaagtcagtcaCAGGCCCAACCTGCTCATACACCTCAGGAAGACATGGCTACTATGGCGGAAATGATGAAGTCAATGCGTGAAGAGATCCGGATGTTGAAATCTCAACAAGGTCCATCTGGTAATCCTCAGCATACTAGTACAGAAACTGAGTCGCGGTTTGAAAGCCTTCTCCAACGatatttaccatcacaacctgaaggtggtatatcttctcaaagtccacctccttggtcgatgccacaacaacaacaacatttgTATCCACCTCAACAGAATTATCCAAACATGTATGGATGCTCCTCCCAGTCCCCTCCTTTTTATTACCCCGACGTCCCTGCAGGATCTTAGACGTCACATCCTAGGCGTCGTGACTTCGGGGATTCATCGCAGCAGCAGCATCCACAGCAgatgtatggtcaatttgtgagttcgtcgcagcagcagaggaatggtcagtttgagagttttTTGCATCAGTCTCCCTCGGCGTGACTACATACTCGACAATTTAGATCATCTTCGCAGCAGCACTCTCCACaagcaccacagtttgcttcaccaccgTTGTCGCGCCCTAATACTAGTGATCAAGATATTGAccttaatgaatattttacaccTAGTTGGCccgatcaaaacaataataattagattacgttttttaattatattaagacaattgaaattttattatgtttattttataattagttcatatgtaattaaaatgagacTATTGGTATTTTATTaagttaattttatgattaattacaatgttatttttgtttgatgaatattaattgtgttattaattataatttatgttaaatattattatttttaaataagtattatatgtatatttattaagaaataaaataaaattaattattatattttcatattagtattttattaccggcggattaatagaggcggAACCCGATGGTAATAAACGAGTCAAACGAGGTTGACAGAGTTACACATTACCGGCGGAGTCCCACCTCCATTAATCCGCCGGTATTAATACAATACCGGCGGGTGTGTCAGTCGATCGGTAATTGTGTTAATACCGATcgattattaccggcgggtctTTACCGGCAGACTTCCGCCGGTAATATAGAATACCGGCGGATGCACCATTTATTATTGGCGGGATCCTCCGCCGGTAATACTAATATTTGTTGTAGTGATAAGAGGTGAAATATAACACTGATATTAattagagtaatgatatgtgcacacacAAATTACACCCAAATATTACACAAATTTATGTGGCAAATCACTTTTACTTAGTAGGATTAAGTAAAGATTAATGATATATGCACTTAAAATATACACCAAAACATTACACACAATGATGTGGTAGAAGCCTAACCAATCACATTTATGAAAACGGGGACTCACAGTTTTAAAAAACAGTGACACATCACTGTGTATAATATTTAGGTATAAATTTTAGGTCCACCTACCATTGCTCTTAAGAAAATATGATTGGGTATAATTTATGTGTGCCCATATATTAATTAGGGAACAGCTACAGATCAAGCTTACGACTTTGTTCAATCATCTCAGCCACAAAAGCCTTGAGATTCTTATCGGAAGAGCCACCTTCTTGAACAGCTTCTCGAGCCAAATCCTTCCATTTCAAGGCATTTCTTCTCTTTTCCACCCAACTTTCCTTCCCACCATCCACCGCAACAGTTTTCTTTCCTTCCATAACCAATTCCAAACACCTCTTGATCTCTTCATTTCCAGCAATTTTTTCCTCATTGAGCTTCACTCTAACCCCCGTTCCCCACACATCTTCGATCAACTTGGCGTTGGTCCCTTGGTCCGACCACTGTGGAAACCCCACCATGGGAACCCCAGAAGCTAAGCTCTCCAACGTCGAGTTCCAGCCACAATGAGTCACGAAACACCCCACTGAATCGTTGCACAAAACCTCCATCTGAGAACACCATGGCACTATCATTCCAAGCTTATCCAACTCTTCTCTGCAACTCAGTTCATCATCATCTTTGTCATCGTTCTGAGTCTTTTCTCTAACGACCCACAAGAAAGGACGGCCAAACTCCAATAACCCTTTAGCCATTTCCTCCATTTGTTGCTTAGACAGAATCGCCATGCTCCCAAACGACACATAAACGACCGTCGTTTTGGGCTTCGAGTTCAGCCACTTTATGTACTTCTCTTGCGAGTCAGAAGAAGGAACTTTACCGTCGAGAAAAGATGACGGAATCAACGGTCCGATTCCGATCAAATTTACTTTGCCAACGGCTCTGAATGCCTCAGATTCCAACTCGTCAAAAGTGTTGACCAACACTTTCGGTTTATGTTTCTTCTCAAGAATCTCATATTGTTCTCGGAGGTTTGGAATAGCGAATGAATAAGTATCCGCAGCGTCCATAAACGACGGCAAATCCCGGGAAGTAAACTCCAACGACAGTCCCGGGAGTATCGTTTTTGCAGGTGGGTGTCGTTTGCTGTTTTCTGTTATGATATCTCCATAGCCATGGAAGTAGTAATAGTATATATCGAACACCGTGGCCGGCTGAATCCACAGAAGTACCGACGGTAGTCCCACTTCATCGGCGGCGAGCTCAGCCCAAGGGATGAGAATCGTGTACACCATGCAACAGTACGGACGGCCGTCGTTTCGAGCCGAAACGACGAGGTCTCTTATGGCCTTGGACCCGTGACACCTCATCTCAGACATGTACTGGCCGTTGTCGCCTCCGAAGTTGCAGCCGTCATCGTAGCCGTCGGAGAACGGAGCAAAGGATATGTGAGGCTCGTGACCCGTAGCTCGTACCATGCGTCTGTGACCGAAAACCGACGTGACGAAAGTGACGTCGGCTCCGGTGGCGGCGAGACGGTTTGCGAAGTGTAAGGATGGGTTTATGTGGCCTTGAGCTGGGTATGTTACTAGGAGATACTGGGGCCGTGCCATCGTTATCGGCGGCGcgtggcttttttttttttatcgatTTATTCGTTTAGAGATTTAAACGAAACTTGGGAGATATCTGTGAAGATTTTCGTACTAtttataaaaaagaagaagaatcactgtgtgtattaatattttaatatttttctgtGGTGAATTTTCCTAAAAAATATTTGTTAAAATTGAATAAATAGTTTAATATTTTCGGTGGTGAATTttccataaaaatatatatttttaaatgtatTAATAGTTTAATATTTTGTGTGGTGAATtttccataaatatatatattttaaatgtatTAATAGTTTAATATTTTGTGTGGtgaatttttcttaaaaatatatgttaaaattgttttgatattttaatattttcactttttcagtggtgaattttgattaaaaaatatttactaaAATTGTATTAACATATGTTAAAATCTTTTTTTCCCTTAATTAACTAGATTCGTGTTTttttttacttgtatctttttaaTTTTAACCCATTTCTGTAAATGTTTTTTAAGGATGTTTTTCTCTCTTTAAAGTGTACTTAAATcttttttaaatttgatttagaTTTGTTGCAAATAATGAAATTAAGTAAAAAAATAACACCTCATTTACTTGGTTCAGCTGTTAGAGATATTTGTATTGtcttaatgaaaaataagaaatactatcacaactctatgcaaaataatatAAAGACACAATGAtagattaaataagattacaactcaatactCAAAATACAAATAGATATAGAAAAGAAATCGATGAAGAGAATGATAAGAActacaactttaaaacaaaatatacaaataaatatgtaaagatAAAATAGAAGAATAGAAGATAAAAACAATGGTAGAAAAAATAAcaagaaaaaaaagtaaaatactctcactcacacaaccaaagtaaaGAGTactgaggatcaccaacttgaacaaggtttacaacctttcactactacaaaaaaggcttttctctgcggtttttttatttaatacactgtggttttcgagagtattgaaaaacgaagtgtattcgaccgcagagaaaagtggtatgccaaccgcggagaaagaacatctttctctgcggttgtaataagccAACCGCAAAGAAAGAtgtacttttctccgcggtttttttaaaacaactGCTGAGAAAGAAAGACTTTTCTCCGCTGTTTTACTGAAAAAACCGCAGAGgaaagtattgtaatttttcaaaactttgacgaagcataactttgtgctcagttgtccgtttttggtgtttttttttaaactttggtattttttcgagatctatctagctgcatacaaagaaaatctgaaaacttgaaaaaaaaaaaaaaaaaaaaaatttcaggttttgtcaccgaaaaatctgaagaaaaaaaattcaacaaccaaattaatgatttatgaaaaacctctcaaaattttgatttctatttgtctatttcacacaaaataaactctaaaaataatgatgaaaaaaaacaaaaaactatacaaacaaagatatatagatcattacctattttgaagctcaagaacacaatgtATGCCCAAAAATATAGTGAAAATGGACAATTTTTCGACCAAATCCTAACCATTTTTACTACCAAAAACCTGAAAATAGACAAATATCAAAcatctacttcagtttttaactaagatttaactaaaaatgattaaaaaatagTAAGATTAAGGTTGAAAGACATACCGCCGCTGTTGAAGAAGTTTTTCGCGAAATGAAGTAGGTTTACGAACCTTATGGGGAAGAATGAGTTTatatatatgtaacgccctggttaccccagaacagttacggtgaaccggaaatttgactcattgcctgagtcctttggttaaaaacgtgatctaagtgttattaacaggttaaggtaaaaaccagtaaaaaggaaaggatacattttatttgatacataaaactgttcatgggcccataagaacatttacaagttatttacaactcaaaaggtcattactgttccaaaatttcaaaccccgccgacctaagcggcaaaaatagggtaaaccccctagttcctctgagaaccccttggccgtggtggtcaagcggccgcatatgtacacatcaccacctaagctctccactcaaggctgggtgagtttttctttccctttacctgcaccacatagcacccatgagccaaagtccagcaagaaaacattgcattatatgtaaacatcatcaaatgattatcattatattCACACAGAGCTcaaagctttcaaacagatgagtgaatatcacttgaggttttggtaaaccatactgagtgactgacaagcaagtcactaattcaaatggaagagtggctgctgggtaagccactagccttcaacaggttctggtaaaccatactgagtgattgacaagtaagtcactaattcaaatggaagagtggctgctaggtaagccactagccttcaagcgcttataatattcatcgaacttgaggttggtccggcattaatgctctttgagtcactCAATGccgatagtcgattagatctaatctttattggtttgcgttgaacacgctaagaccgtcctgactaatgagtcagcactatgtgaccagtgcccagtatcacttccgaacctgactaatgagtcacagcttcacagttggtactagcacctttgccaaatctgactaatgagtcagtgccatgcacaagtgagcaagatttgctaagtattccataatcaattcatgtccacatttatacaatcaacatgcctcatgaataactaTGCATGTCTcaaatggggtgcagttttcttacctctgattcgagctagaatgaacaaaagaacgacccttgagaacggtttagcttttagtcctttagcgattacctaatcataacacattataggataccatcaataatatgataatcaaaggttcttaaaccaatatctagcttccgagagatcaatccaaactaatccaagtagtagggacactcttGAGGCCAAAAACCAtgatcccggggtcaaaacatgcaaatgggctcaacccagctcaagagccgcgacccctagAAAATCCAGAGGAAAGCGCCgtggcgcccaacaccaagggccgcaaCGCAACAGAACCTTCTCCTTCaacctcgagctagggccgcggcccctaaccctgggccattcccaaacgcgatttcaacttctcaaaacctccaaaatcatacctaaacattccccaatcatcaaaacaaagttcccaagcttcccaatgcatcaaaaccctcaaaacccaaggttcaaatgaatcgaaaactcaacaattcacaaaatcaattcaaagcttagaaactctaaaaactcaaaactttaaacttcgattgggttgttttctgtcaaatccctcggtcaagaagcttctaatctttcctaggatcgctatgcctcgatcctcgctcgattccgactcctagaactcgagatttcttaaaaaatgctcaaacggtaaaacgaactatcgaaagggtgaacgagaggttttctaatcgtacgttctatctgaccgctacttcaagcttaagtaacctcaaataaaacctagtgctcggggtcccgaaaacacctccgagggcattatagtcaaaacttccagaatttcaccctgatctcaaatattcccaatttatcatcaaattaaCATTCTTATTATCCCAAAATTGaacccgttatgacaaaaccgctaatctactaaaaatgaccgtctcatgtcgaatagctcgaatatatatccataatgatggaatctcattcacatatCACATCAtccacccaaatacacaaatttaccctcaatgggccaaattatcaaaacaacataatatttcaaaagtggacccacatgcatgcatatatcatcatattataatataattcacataaacatgcatatattcatttaatggcgtaattaaacaattacggccctcccggccaactaaaccgccactaaaccacaccggagaattcggggcattacaatatagGTCTGGAACCTTTTCTTCGCAGTTTTCTTAGGAAAACTGCAGAGAAAGAAAGACTTTTCTTTGCAGTTTTcttaaaaaaaccgcagagaaaagtattgtaatttttttaaacttttaccaagcataactttgtgctcggttgtccgttttgagtgtttttttttaactttgatatttttttgagatctatcCAAAGAAAAGAGTATTTTATTTGaatagatctcaaaaaaatatcaaagttaaaaaaaaaatacccaaaacggacaatcgagcacaaagttatgattggtaaaagttttaaaaaattacaatacttttctctgcggttttttcaataaataaaactgcagagaaaagtttttatttctctgcggttttcttaaaaaaccgcggagaaaagtagtgcaacttttctctgtgttttttttaagaaaaccgtAGAGAAAAATCTTTCACTTTCCACTTTTCCTACTTTACATtgcgtttttaaaaaaaaaccgcaGTAACATAGTTTCTAAGTGTCCTTCAATCCTTTTCTCTacgctttttattttagattgaaaaaaatggcagagaaaccctatatttgtagtagtgtttgcccaaaagcttatttccccatatctcaagcactaagggattatctcaatattggaaataattctctggaataatcaagcattttggtatatttctagccaagtgctctagtggatagatttagagttgtcttacaagtgagcattagtaAAATAGCCCAATCATCTcattaatatcacatattaccaaatatgtactttaacaaattattattttattctaaatatttgaatactatggtatatgtatattcgttttatttaattagattttattttaaagttattttgatttttttttattttttatgggtagttgaatgatataccataccataaagtatatatactgagttgaaaaataatatactatCAAAACATACAAAActattactcaaaaatatatatactatgctaacaaagttatatactaccattaaaatgtatataccatgatacaaaattatatactactactatgtataataaaatagaaactaaatatcaccaaaaaaataattatataccataccacaaaaaacatatacactaactggaaaataatataccaacaacctataaaaaacttaaaaaatcaatataactttaaaataaaaactaattaaacaaaactaatatacatataccactatattaaggCCATACTAcaatcctaaataaataaataaattataaagaaaggacaatttaggtaatcaacaatgtaaaatggttatttctctacaattttaaaaatgaggacattagcttcttgatgcCTTTATTTTAGGccatttactataatttctcaATAAAATTGTGTCAAGTCAaaaccaaaattaaaaatatatatttttattttttagtggataaatatatatttatggaaATTTCTATGGTAGGGCCTTAAAAAATAGTCATATTGGTGGGGTTTTTTTGTGTTATCAACACGTGAATAGTTTTCAACGCATTTATGACcatatatatattgtagttatttagagcatcctacaaattttcagaaaattccaaataatttatagtgccgaaaactaatttaaaaacaggttgttgcacccgtgattaatttttttatgcgcgtggaaaatatCATGTTCGAACCtagttttcgacactgtaaattattcggaattttctgaaaatttgcaggatactctaaataactaaaatatacacaacaattaaaaaaaaatctcggCAAAAACTGTTCACGGTTGAGAAATACAAAAGAGCCCCACCGGTGGGGCTCTTTTTTAAGCCTCTACCATAGAATGCtcctatatttataatattttgtaaataatttataaaatttcttaataaacctaaatttaataaataacatccaaaaataaaacaactttagttttttttttctaaaaaaatttcaTTGGAATTATAAGTTTTCTAAATCAATATTATAAATTACATTTATAAAAAACAGCATTAATGTTATTTTAAGTGAGCATTTTtgtgttttaattattattatattttattttactaAAAGCATGCATAAGGAGCTATTTTTtactatttatttttttatgagtGTGATTGGTTGAAATTGGGACCTACTGTTTTAAAAAAGTCGTGTCACATCACTGTTATTAAtatttgggtgcacatatcattactttaCTGGGTGTTTGATATGAGGTTTGAGTTTGTGAGAGTAGAGTTAGAGGTGGAGATGCACATTTTCCCCATGGGGACGGGGCCTCGCGGGGACCCACCCCTAATGGGGCGGGGAATCCCTGTATAAATGGGGAACGGGGCGGGGACGGAGACGGGAATAACTTTCAATCCCCGAATGTTAAATGGGGCGA
It encodes the following:
- the LOC133819891 gene encoding phloretin 4'-O-glucosyltransferase-like; translated protein: MARPQYLLVTYPAQGHINPSLHFANRLAATGADVTFVTSVFGHRRMVRATGHEPHISFAPFSDGYDDGCNFGGDNGQYMSEMRCHGSKAIRDLVVSARNDGRPYCCMVYTILIPWAELAADEVGLPSVLLWIQPATVFDIYYYYFHGYGDIITENSKRHPPAKTILPGLSLEFTSRDLPSFMDAADTYSFAIPNLREQYEILEKKHKPKVLVNTFDELESEAFRAVGKVNLIGIGPLIPSSFLDGKVPSSDSQEKYIKWLNSKPKTTVVYVSFGSMAILSKQQMEEMAKGLLEFGRPFLWVVREKTQNDDKDDDELSCREELDKLGMIVPWCSQMEVLCNDSVGCFVTHCGWNSTLESLASGVPMVGFPQWSDQGTNAKLIEDVWGTGVRVKLNEEKIAGNEEIKRCLELVMEGKKTVAVDGGKESWVEKRRNALKWKDLAREAVQEGGSSDKNLKAFVAEMIEQSRKLDL